Below is a genomic region from Gemmatimonadales bacterium.
CGAGGTTGTTGGCCCAGGTCGGTGAGTTGGAGTCCTCGAAGTCGGCCATGAAGACGTTGGCGCCGGAGTTGAGCGCGTTGATGATCATCTTCCGGTCCACCGGACCGGTGATCTCGACCGTGCGGTTCTGGAGGTCCTTGGGGATCGGCGCGACGGTCCAGTTGCTCTCGCGGACCTCGCGCGTCTCCAGGAGGAAGTCCGGGAGGGCGCCGGCTTCGATCTCGCGCTGCCGCGTCGCGCGTCGGGCCAGCAGCTCCTGGCGCCGCCCCTCGAACGTCCGGTGGAGCGCGGCCAGAAAGGCGAGCGCGTCCGGGGTCAGGACCTCGGCGTGGGCCCCGCTCACCGGACCGCGCAGCTCGAGGCCTCCCTTGCCCAGGGACGCGTTGAGGTCGGCGCGGTGATCGACGGCGGCGGCGGACATCGAGCACTCTCCAAACGGGGACTTCACACGAAGATAGCAAGTTCTGCGCCGGTCCGACTCCCCGTCCTCCAGCCGAACTCCGTCCCGCCTCGGGTTGCGGGGGCGGCTAGGCGGAGAGTCGGCGGGCGGCTTCGGCGAGGCCGGCGGCGCCGAGAAGTTCCCGCGCCATCGGGAAGAGCACCTCGTTCTCGCGGGCGATGTGGGCTCGAAGCAGGTCCACGATCAGGAGCGCGGCCGTCGCCACTCGCCCCACGTCACCGGCCGCGAGTGCCAGCTCGAGCTGGTGCTCCAGATCGCGAAGGGTAGTGTGTTCCTCGACGAAGACTGCGGTCGGCGCCTCGCCGCCCAGGAGCGGGAATAGCGCGCGCTCCTCCGCCTCGTTGTGCGCCTTCACCGCGGTCGTGAGGATCGAGTGGACGGCGTGAGCACCTGCCAGGTGGGGGCCCGCCGGCTCGCCGCGCTGCAGTCCCAGGGCGGCGGTTTCCAGCCTCGCGAGCGCGTCGAGCGCCTCTTCGTGCTCCGCCTCGAAGCGGCTGAGCGGGTCGATCACGGGGTCACGACCCAGCGGATCCCTTCGCCGCGCCGCATCCGGTCAAAACCCTCGTTGATCTCCCCGAGCGGCAGCGTGCCGCTCACGATGGGCTCCAGGTCGATGCGGCCCGACTCCACGAGCGCCACGATCTCCGGATACTCGCCGCCCCCGCAGCCCAGGCTGCCGCAGATCTCCAGCTCGTAGAACATCACCTTCCCGGCGTTGATCGTGACCGGCTCGCTCGCGAAGCCGATCACGCAGAGCCGCCCGCCCTTCCGGATCAGGCTGAACGCGAGGTCGATGGTCTTAGGCGTGCCGACGGCCTCGAAGGCCACGTCCACGCCCCCGTCGGTGAGGGTGCGGACCTGTTTGTCCACCCGCTCGGTCGCGGCGGGGTTGATCGCGTGCCGCGCGCCGAGCTTCTTGGCGAGTTCAAGGCGCGCCTCGTTCACGTCCACCGCGATCACCGTCGCACCCGCCACGACCGAGCACTGGACGACGTTCAGCCCCACGCCGCCGCAGCCCACCACCGCGACCGCGTCTCCGAGTCGGACTTTCCCGCGGTGCTTGACCGCGTGGAACGGGGTGGAGATCGCGTCGGCGATCACGCAGGCCCGCTCGAGCGGGATGCTCGCGGGCACGCTCACCAGCTCCTTCGCCGGCGCCACGACGAACTCGGCAAAGGCGCCGTCGGCGTGGTTGCCGGGCATCACCAGGTTGGCGCAGAGGTTCTCGCGCCCCATCCGGCAGAAGCGGCACCGCCCGCATGCCCACACCGATGGCACCAGCACGCGGTCGTTGGGCTTCCACCCGTCGGTCCCAGGGCCGAGCGCCGCCACGGTGCCGGCGGCCTCGTGGCCGAGGACGAGCGGCGGGGTCTTGAAGGTCTTCACCCCGTGGTCGAGGTAGTGGAGATCGGTGTGGCACAGGCCGCACGCGGCCACGCGCACCAGCACCTCGCCCCGGCCGGGCGTCGGATCGGGGAGCTCGGTGATCTCGAGCGGCCGGCCGGTTCCATGGAACACCGCGGCTTTCATGGTTCGCCTCCGCTGCGCGGCACCGGTTGCCCACCGGGGCCGGGCTGGCGCGTGTAGATCACCTGGAAGCCGAACGCCTGGGCGAGCCAGCACGTCTCGCAGCCGTCGCGCATCGCACCGCCGGCCTGGTCGCCGGGCCGCGCCGGAACCGACCGCACCTCGAAGCCGGCGCCGGCATAGATCTCCGCCGCCTCCCGGGTGCGCGCGGGGTCAGCGACGAAGCGCCGCTCCCAGCCGGCGTCAGGCGGCGGCATCGGCACGACCGGCTTCCGCGGCAAGGCGCCGCAGGCGGCGCTGCCCGAGCAGCGCCGCACCGAACGCCGAGGTGAACTGGACCAGGTCGCCCGGCGGCACGTTGACCGGCGCGCCGAGCGCCTGGCGAGCGACCGCGACCATCCGCTCGAAGCGCAGGATCCCGCCGATCAGCGTGAACTCCGGCTCCATGCGCACGCGGGTGAGCAGCTGCACCGCGCGGTCCACCAGCGAGGCGATGGCGCCGTGCATGATGTCCGCGGGGGCGGCGCCCTCCGAGAGCTGGTTGATCACCTCGGACTCCGCGAACACGGCGCAGACGCCGGAGATGGGGACAGGCTGCTTCGAGGTGGCGACCAGCGGGCCGATCTCGTCCGTCCCGTAGCCCAGGTAGCGCGCGGTCTTCTCGAGGAACGCCCCGGTGCCGGCGGCGCACTTGTCGTTGAGGCGGAAACTCTGGACCTTGGCGTCGGCGCCGATCCGGCTGGCCTTCATGGTCTGGCCGCCGACGTCGAGGATGGTCCGCGTGCCCGGGAAGAAATGCGCGGCCCCCCGCGCCGCGGCGGTGAGGTCGGTGACTTGTGCGTCGCCGAAGGCGGCCTGGTGCCGGCCGAAGCCGGTGGTCACCACGTAGGCGACGTCCGTGCGGGCGAGGCCGGCCTCGTCGAGAGCGCGCGCGTACGCGCGCTCGGTCGCGGCGGTGAGCTTGAAGCCCGTCGGCTCCATCGCCCGGCCGAGGATCGCGCCGTCAGGGGCGGCGACGACCGCCTTGGTGTAGGTGGAGCCGATGTCGATCCCGGCGGTGATGGTCACGAGGCGCTCCCCGGGGCGTGGGCGGGCTCGCGGCCGGCCAGGATGCGGTCGAGCGCGAACAGCGCGGCGCCGAGCCCGCCCATGTAGTGCGAGTCGTCTCCGACGTTCACGCCGAGGCCAAGCCGCTTCTCGAGCGTCACCACCATTGCGCGGTTCTTGGTCACCCCCCCGGTGAAGGTGACCTGCTCCTCGATCCCGACCCGCCGGAGCAGGCCGATGGACCGCGAGGCGATGGACTCGTGCACGCCGAGCAGGATGTCCTCGATCTTCTTGCCCTTGCCGAGCCAGGAGAGCACCTCGGATTCGGCGAACACGGTGCAGGTGGTGCTGATCTTCACGGCGCGCTCTCCCCGCAGCGCGGTCGGTCCCAACTCCTCCAGCGGGAGCTCGAGCGCCACCGCGGCGGCGCCGAGGAAACGCCCGGTACCCGCGGCGCACTTGTCGTTCATGCAGAAGTCCACGATCTCGCCCGTGGGCCGGACCCGGATCGCCTTGGTGTCCTGCCCGCCCATGTCGAGCACGGTGCGCGTCAAGGGGAACAGGTGGACCGCGCCGCGCGCGTGGCAGCTGATCTCGGTGACCTGCGTGTTGCCGAACTTCACCTTGTAGCGGCCGTATCCCGTGCCGACCACGAACTCGATCTGCTCCTCGCGGAGGTCGCCGTTCGCCAGCGCCTCGGCGTACGCGTGCTCCGCCGCCCGCATCACGTTGGCGCCGGTGTCGGTGAGCGCGCGGCCCACGATCGTCCCGGCCTCGTCGATCACCACCGCCTTGGTCTGGGTGGACCCGACGTCCACGCCCGCCGCGTAGGCCATGGCCGGCTCCTCCCGCTACCCCATCGCCGCGGCGGCCTGGTGCCGCCGCGCGGCGAGCCCCTCGAAGAACGCATCGGCGCGGTTCTTCATCTGCGCCTCGGACACGACGCGCCGGTCCATCAGGTCGGACTCGACGAACAGGCTCGGCACGTCGCGCACCGCCATGAGGGCCCGGCGGGTGTCGGCGAGCCCCGTGGACACCGTGCGGCAGCTCTTGATGGGATGGAAGACGACGCCGTCCGCCGCGAAATCGTCCACCATCCCGACCAGCGTACGGGTCTGGAAGAACATGTTGTCCATCGCGTCGCGGACGCCGATCAGCACGCCCTCGGCGAGGCTCTCGAGCGGCCGCGCCAGGTCGTAGACGAAGCCGAGGTTCGCCCCGCCCGAGGCGAACGCGAGGTAGGTGGAGTTGACGAACACGCCGCCCCAGTCCGTGAACAGCTCGGTGAACCGGCGGAAAATCGGGTAGCACGGCACCCCCACGAAGATCAGGCGCCACTTCTCGTCGGTCGTGGTGCCGATGCCGTGCGCGGCCTTGTGCCCCATCTCCTCGACCAGGTCGCGGAAGAACGCCGCGCCCTCCGCGGTGCCCCGGAACCCGTTGGCGACGCCGAGGTAGATCGTGCCGTCGGAGAGCGCGTTGAAGACGGCGGGGCGGGTCCGGTTCA
It encodes:
- a CDS encoding acyl-CoA dehydratase activase yields the protein MTITAGIDIGSTYTKAVVAAPDGAILGRAMEPTGFKLTAATERAYARALDEAGLARTDVAYVVTTGFGRHQAAFGDAQVTDLTAAARGAAHFFPGTRTILDVGGQTMKASRIGADAKVQSFRLNDKCAAGTGAFLEKTARYLGYGTDEIGPLVATSKQPVPISGVCAVFAESEVINQLSEGAAPADIMHGAIASLVDRAVQLLTRVRMEPEFTLIGGILRFERMVAVARQALGAPVNVPPGDLVQFTSAFGAALLGQRRLRRLAAEAGRADAAA
- a CDS encoding zinc-binding dehydrogenase, translating into MKAAVFHGTGRPLEITELPDPTPGRGEVLVRVAACGLCHTDLHYLDHGVKTFKTPPLVLGHEAAGTVAALGPGTDGWKPNDRVLVPSVWACGRCRFCRMGRENLCANLVMPGNHADGAFAEFVVAPAKELVSVPASIPLERACVIADAISTPFHAVKHRGKVRLGDAVAVVGCGGVGLNVVQCSVVAGATVIAVDVNEARLELAKKLGARHAINPAATERVDKQVRTLTDGGVDVAFEAVGTPKTIDLAFSLIRKGGRLCVIGFASEPVTINAGKVMFYELEICGSLGCGGGEYPEIVALVESGRIDLEPIVSGTLPLGEINEGFDRMRRGEGIRWVVTP
- a CDS encoding hemerythrin domain-containing protein, whose amino-acid sequence is MIDPLSRFEAEHEEALDALARLETAALGLQRGEPAGPHLAGAHAVHSILTTAVKAHNEAEERALFPLLGGEAPTAVFVEEHTTLRDLEHQLELALAAGDVGRVATAALLIVDLLRAHIARENEVLFPMARELLGAAGLAEAARRLSA
- a CDS encoding acyl-CoA dehydratase activase, producing MAYAAGVDVGSTQTKAVVIDEAGTIVGRALTDTGANVMRAAEHAYAEALANGDLREEQIEFVVGTGYGRYKVKFGNTQVTEISCHARGAVHLFPLTRTVLDMGGQDTKAIRVRPTGEIVDFCMNDKCAAGTGRFLGAAAVALELPLEELGPTALRGERAVKISTTCTVFAESEVLSWLGKGKKIEDILLGVHESIASRSIGLLRRVGIEEQVTFTGGVTKNRAMVVTLEKRLGLGVNVGDDSHYMGGLGAALFALDRILAGREPAHAPGSAS
- a CDS encoding 2-hydroxyacyl-CoA dehydratase family protein; translated protein: MDGTRQETGIVGRGNEAGARLFREWFQGLGRAAAEGRGAAYVFVMGSLCELLRVFDFPIVFPEINSLQTAVRRVAHEYLNEAENQGYSTDICGYVKADVAVQLRGGAHPMGTIPKPALAVCTNACNTYVKWGEIWERMYGMPMFTLDVPGSRGAGLASPPGTDDFERDRRYVEAQLRELIALCERVSGVRFDNDRLREHLGHANVMSDGWRRVLELNRTRPAVFNALSDGTIYLGVANGFRGTAEGAAFFRDLVEEMGHKAAHGIGTTTDEKWRLIFVGVPCYPIFRRFTELFTDWGGVFVNSTYLAFASGGANLGFVYDLARPLESLAEGVLIGVRDAMDNMFFQTRTLVGMVDDFAADGVVFHPIKSCRTVSTGLADTRRALMAVRDVPSLFVESDLMDRRVVSEAQMKNRADAFFEGLAARRHQAAAAMG